From Eremothecium sinecaudum strain ATCC 58844 chromosome III, complete sequence:
CGCTACTCATGAATGTTCAATAATTGTGGAACGAAATGGTACCAAGATATTCAATAAAATAAATGAACGACCGCAAATTTTAACATCTCGCATATCTTATGGAGCCTTAGTGGAGGCTTTAAACACTGAATTCACATTTCCTGATCATAATGTAGTCTATAATAAATAGTTACATAAACGGTTTAACAGCATTCTCTCATGTAGTTGGTAATAGCAATCACAAAACTGACAACTGCACCAGCATTCTAGATTTACAAACATGCGAACTAAGCTTCAAAGCTATTATTTTGTTCGAAAAGCTTACGGCGTTTAAGTTCATCTTGgttttgaagaagttggTTAGAAGGTTTGCGCGCTGAGTTCTTTGGAGGTACCAATTTCCTCTTCCTTCCCAAAAACGTGATAGCCGCTCTTGATGCACCAATTACTTTATTGGTGGATGCAATTTTTACACTTTTTATACCATCTTTAAACTTATCATTCGTATCTTTCTTCCGATGGAAAGCTTTTACTATTGACGGAGGTCCTAGGTGAAAATCGTCATTTTCGTCGTCAGAATTTACAGGAATATTTGACTGCCGAGTTTTGGCGTTTATGAGCTTTATTGTACTGCGCTGCTTTAAACTAAATATATCTTCTGTTTCCTCCATTTCTTCCTCTAAACCAAGGCTATTGCTTTTAGTGCGTTTGTTTTCGAGATTATCAGAACCATTGTCGGTACTGGACAAAAATGATAGTGTTTCCCTCACAAACTGCTCAGATATTACCACCTTCGTTTTTTCCTTCGGTTTGTCCCTAGCTTTTAGAGATAAATCTGCATCATTATCGGAAGTATCAACAACATCCTTAAAACTAACATCATCGACCATGCTCTGGAAAAACGGATGTGATTTAGGATATGTCTTTAAATCTGTAGCATCTGCATTCTCAAGTGTCTTTTGACGCATTTTCTCTAAACGTTTCGCTCTGTACTTTTGAAGTTCTTGGTCTTCATCATCACTTAATATGAGATCCAAGGCTGTTTTGCCTCGTTTCCGGAAACCTCCAGTTTTTATATCTTGCAGGATTTTATTTACCATGCGTTCGTCTTTATCTTTATCTTCTTTAGCGAGGATTTCTCGAATATCATCTCGACTAAAGTTTGCGGTGCTGTAGTCATCTATCATTCTTTCTAATTCAGAGTCATTTTCATCAGAAAAATCTTGATCGACGCCGCCTACACCATGCCATTCATCTTCTGATTCATCAGCTTCTATTTCAACCATCTTGTTAACCCCCTTTCTCTTAAGATCCTTTCTACGTTTTCTCGCTTTCTCATCTAATAACTGCCTTTTCTTGATTAATGCTTCAATAAGTTCACGTGGAGGAGGGTCTTCTGCTTCACTTTCTTGCACATGCTCTGGTGAAGATAAAATGTCCGGAGTATTGGACATTGCTAGACTTTCTGTGGTTTTTTTGGGTGATAAATTATCGACCTTTTTGATCCTGGATGATAGGTAGCCTTGCGATCGATCAGTGCTCACAGCGGTAGGCTTTAAATTACTACCATATGCTCCCAGGTCAATTGCATGGATGGGAAGCTTTTCATTTTCCTGAACTTTCTCCTCATCCGAGATTCTTGGGGCATGAAGTCGCAAGCGATTCTTGACCACaatctcttcttcttcttcttcttcttcttcccCAATTGCTACATTTTCCTGTTCATTTTCTCCGTAATCTTCAACTGTAAATGCATCATAGTCATCTTCATCGTGAATGCTATCAGTTTTCTTGGTGACAATTTGAGAACTGTATCCTTCAGGTTCATCATCACAATCGCTTTCAGGAACCTCTGAATCTAAATCATCCGATGAATTACTATCATAGGCTATGTTATCTTCTGTATTTCTCTTCTCTTGTTGTTTTTCTCGTAAGCGTATTCTGCGGTTTCGTTCAATTTCTAATTCTAGCAGGTTTTCCACTTGTTCTCTTTCGTTTTCTAGTTCCTCCAACGTAATCCCTCGTTTTTCGGTAAGTTCTTTTCTGTGATTTAACAGCTGTTTTCTATTGGCTTGTTTTAAAGAAAGAATAAGTTCTTTTAAAGATGGCGATTGCTGTGTTACCACCTTGGAAGTTGCAGGTGATTTTGCTGCTTTATAGTTTTTCAATTTAATCTGTAACAAAGCTGCTTTCGACATATTTAAAGATGCTGTTTTGTAAGCATCATATTCCTCATCTGAGCCGCTATCTAGATCAATTTGCCGCTCAACAGATTCATGAATTCCAGCTACTCCTTTTATCAGTGATGAATGGCCTCCAGTTTTTGTTGCTTCATTTGTTATTCCGTTAAAGTCATCAAATGTATCATCGTCATTTATGCTATCTAAAGAGGGAGACCTTTTAGCTGAGCATGAACTTTCTTCCTCTGAAGATTCTTCATGTTGCGAAAGTTCATCAAAATTCTTTAAGAAGTCTTCCTTTGAGAACTGTTTTCCTTGAAAAACTGTAGTGGCTTCTTCTTTATGTTCAGTAATCTTGGTGACTTCTTTTTCCTTAGCATATAAGTCTTCTTGTATAGAGTGTATTAGCAGCTTatcatttttctttggaATCTCCACATTATCTGGGACTGTCGGTAAGAAACAGTCTCCTTCCGACTGTATAGGTGGTGATTTCGTCTGAGAGTCTACCCCCTGTGTTTGAATATCATCATAGGTGTTATAACTACCAGAAGCCTCAATTTCAAGAGTCCCATCATGGATTGAATTTTGAACGTCTTGTGTGAGATTTGTGATAACTTGAGTCTGTGTATACTCAACATCAACTTTCTCCTGGAATGGATTGTTATCCCTGAAGCCAGTGAAAAGAGAAGGTTGTGCCACTGTATCATCAAACGCCTGTGTATCTTGTGCTTTAGCATCATTAGTTTTATTAGTATCGGTTGAACATCCCTCCTGAACACTCAATGATCGTCTGTCCGAAGAAATATTAGACTCAAAAATGCCACCAGCACCTAATTTTATCGGTAGAGGTATTTTAGCTAATTCAGAGTTAACTTCACAAACAGTTTGTATACTATCATCTTTCTTATTTGCTAGTTTTTGAGTTACTTGTACAGTAGATGTTTGCTCAATAGGGGTCTCACTTCTGGCTTCCAGCTCCTCTCCATCGTAAATATCGGTAGCAAGATTAACATTCTTTGCATTAGCTCTTGCAAGTCGTTTTTGGACCTTACTTAGGATACTTGTCGCAAGTGGTCTATCAGTTGACTCCGTAGCATCGCCTATAACATGTTCGGCAGTAAACTTAACAATCTCCTTCTTATATGTggttttcttcttcaaccGAGGTGAGCCTAAGCCATCTAATAGATCCATTGGTAATATACAGAATCAAACCTAATGCCAATTCAGGAAAATTCCAGGCAGTTAGGCGTTACTTAAATTATTTAGTTAGTGTTCATGAAACGTGTTTTGCACGAGAAATTTTTACGCGTTATACATTCTATCTCATCGCTAAGTACTATAATGTAATCCAAGTCAGTCTAATGTTAAAAGTATCATTTATAAAGTTCCAGTTATACAAAATTTATTACTTCAGATGATTTATATTGCTCATTTATTTTCCTTATGCTTTTTACTCTTTTTCTTCTCGTCTACATCCAACGCATCTGAAACTCGCTTGTTCGTTTCATTACTTCTTCGATAGTCTTTCTCTGCAGGAGCGATATAATCCTTAGCTCTCGTCTTAGCCTTTTCAGCTTGCTTCTCGGCCTGTTTAATAGAACGCTCTTCGAGCTTCTTAATAGCCTTCTCCTTTTTGTTGAGGAAATATTCACCACTCTCAATTTCCAAATCAACCTTTCTAGGCAATTGGGCAGGTGGGAATGGAGTGTAGACCTTCTTTTCCTTAATCTTCTTAGGAGCTTTACGAGCAACATTCCTCTTCTTAAACATAGGCAAAAACCTAGACCAGTCTTCTTCAGCTAATTCCGGACGCTTAGCCAACTCTCGCTTGATCATGAGTTCTTTAATATGATAAATGGGGTGAATATTCTTCATACAGTCTTCTACAACACGGCGCACCTCTTTCAAACCTTTGTATGGCCCCATAGCACTCACCGTATTACCTTGGACCAGTATGTAACATTTGGTCAGGAGCTCTAATGCCTTCAAAGTATTACCGTCAGGTCCAACCAGACGTTGTCTTCTCTTCACAAAACGCTCTTTGCTTGAAACAATGTTGCCAATCTTAATAATATCACATGCTACATCATCTTGCAAGATTTTAACAGCTTGTGGAAATGGCACTGAACGGGCAAGCAACTTTATTAAATCACGAGCTTTTAAAATAATAGCAGGATCATACGTTTTTCTCGAGGTTTTCACGGTAATGGAACCCTCCACCAAATTTAGTTCACATGCAATATTATGCTTATCAAGAGCTCTGGTAACGTCATTCCAGATAGACTTTAGATAAGTTTCTCTATATTTTGGAAATAAAGTCATGAAGCTTGACTCTTCACTAAAAGGAAGTCCTGAAGCGTTGTGCTCAGGCTTAAACTCCTCTATCTTCCATTTATCAATATCATCAGTATCCCAAGGCTTCTCTTTGTCATGAGTGGAAACCATCTCGTCGATATAGCTTCTGAGTTTACCAATATGTTAGTTTGTTAAGGATGGCTCGCGATGACCTAGTTGTCTGCATACTACTACCTGAAAATTTTCCAGTATTACTTACTAAACCCAGACACTAGAGCCGCCGATATTTGTGATTTTATACAAAAATAAGCTTTAAAGACCAGTGAAGATTCCAATATGGATTAGTGCCATTATTGGCACTGATGTCTACTCGTTAACCCGCCTGGGTCACTTTGTTTTCTGTTTTCGACTTTGTTGTACTACAGCTATGTTTCAGCTTAGTTAAAAAGTATATCACCATCTTGATTTAACATTTAACTAGACAACCTCTTACCTACGTAAACTAGATCTTAGGCAAGAAGAAGGCTTGGGATCACTAAAGCGCTTCTGCAGGTATTCCTATCTTTTGCTTCTCTACCGCCACATCAACTCCTCCTTTcttttttaatatttgGAACCTGCAAAAACTACAGATGAGCTTCTAATCATCGCAAGAAGAAACATTCAGAAACCGGCAGCTATCCACCATGTCTAAAGTCTCAAAAGCATCAAAAGTACCAAGACCAAAATCGCGAAATACCAAGACCAAAAAATCCGAAAAGAAAAAGGTCAAATATAGAGTAGAACAGCTGAACCGACAGAATCTAAGCATTTCAGACCTATCCTCAATTCCAAAACTGAAGAAACCAAGCGCTCTGGAAGCCACCACGCTAGCCAAACGTCATGAAGAGGATACAGAGAAAAATCAAAGGCTACAGGATAAGTCAAAAGAGGTAGATAATGACATGGTCAAGCAACTGGAGATGATATCGGGGTTTTCACTGTAATTAAAATAATACAAAAATGCTAACTACTCTCGAAATAAACAAATATTAGTATTCAATTTCCCTCAGTCGTTCCTGGAAATATTCAAATACATAGGTAATGAATTACATACATTATGACAGGATACGCTTCCTCACTACCATAGTCTAGCCTTCTGTATATATAACATGGGCACGTGCACttaattaaaataatgTCATTATCATGCCTTAACGGTCCTTAAACCTGCATGCGAGCGGAAAATAGCATCACCTTCTGAATATCCCCTTCCTAAACCAAACCCAATTCCCAACCATACTGGAAAAGCACGTCTTTTGAAGAATAAAACAGAGGCAAAAACCCCAACTCCAAATCCTAAACCTGCCTTCACTACCAAGTTAGACAAAACCACGTCCCATTTATTATTTAGAATTGATTTAGTAGACGTTGTAAGCTCCAATTGTTCACTCATCTCGGCGTATTATTCTAGGTTTTGTCAACACTCTTGAATCGTCCTTTTATTACCATATAGAAAGTCTTTACATGTTGTTATTTCATGAAAGCAATAAATTTATTGTTCCGGGTAACTAACAATTTAGAGGAAAATGATTGGCTGGTTCAGTGACTACTAAAGGGACAACGTCAGCATGGTGAAAGATGTCTGTCGCTAATACGATATGTAGAAGGGTGTTATTCTGTCACTGCTCTTGTTTAGATACTTGCTTTCTATAAGGCAACTATAACTTCATTTTTCCAGTAAAATCTGTATGATATTTTTCACTTTGTGATTGTTGATACGATCTCCGACAGAAGTTCAGCGATAAACAACAAAACTAAAGGAAACTGCTGATAACAACGGCATGATATGGAAAATCGTTGGATTATTTGTAGCAATGGTATGCGTATAAattaattatatatttTCCAGGAGTTTTGCAGTTCGTCGAAAATGTGACATGTTACACGGGCCGTTTATATAATTCCATTGTCATTTAAAAGGTAGTGCGACGCCACCGGTGATTTGCAAGTTCCTAACAGAAGTATCAAAGACTAACATAAAATAATGACAACATTGATTCCTCCTCAACAGGCCCCATCCTGGGATTTTACCCCTACTAAAATCCTTGACTTGACGAACAAGACCATTGACGATTCTAATGCTTTATTCGCCAAGCTTGCCAAGATAGAAACCCCTACCATTGAGAATTTTGTGAGGCCTTTGATTGAGAGAGAAAATGAAACTGACCCATTGCTCAACCAACTTACGTTTTTGCTTAATGTGTCCGCGGATAAAGACGTGAGAGATGCATCAACAAAATCCTCTGCTATGTTACAGGATTGGAGTATCGAGACGCAATTAAGACATGATTTATTCATTCAACTTGACAAGCTCTGGTCGATCTACAAGGATAATGGGAAGTTTAAGAAGGAGAATCTTGAGTTTTATCGGTATATGGAAAAAGCCCATAAAAATTATGTTCGTGCAGGTTTAAATCTACCCGAAGATAAGCGCGAATTGGTTAAGACATTGAAGCAAAAAATAGCTGCCAATTGCTTGCAGTACCTTTCGAATTTGGGAGAACAGCAGGAATATGTCGCTTTTACTGAGGAGGAGCTTGAGGGCGTTTCTGACACCTTGAAAGAACAGTTTGAAAAGACTGTGGAAGACGGAGTGGAGAAACTGAAGGTTACTTTTAAGTATCCAGACATCTTCCCTGTCCTTGAAACAGCCAAAAACCCTGAGACCAGAAAGAGAGCCTTTGTTGGAGATCAAAACAAAGTGCCCCAAAACGAGGCCCTCTTGCTTGAGACATTGAAGTTGAGAGATCAGCTTGCGTCTGTTCTAAATTACGACACATATGCTGCTTATAATTTGGAAAAGAAAATGGCCAAGAGGGTCGATGCCGTCATGGACTTTTTAGAGGACTTGAAGGTTCGCTTGGCCGAGGGTGGAATGAAAGACATGGAATTGCTAaagcaattgaagaaaGCGGAGTATGAGGAAATGGGTCGTTCTTATGATGGTCACTTTTATAATTGGGATAACCGTTACTATACTAATAAGTACATGAAGGACCATTACGGTATAGACGATGAGAAAGTGTCTGAGTATTTCCCTATACAAAGCGCAATTGACGGGATGTTGAAGATTTATGAAACTCTCATGAGTTTAAAGTTTGTTGAAGAAAACGACCCAAATAGAAGGAGTGTTTGGCATCAGGATGTTAAACAATTTGCTGTTTGGAATGTAGATGTCAAGGATAAGCCTACTTTTGTGGGCTGGATATACTTTGATTTGCACCCAAGACCTGGTAAGTATGGACACGCTGCAAATTTCGGTCTTTCCTCCTCATACTTGAGGCCTGATGGCTCAAGATCCTATACGGTCACCGCTTTGGTTTGTAACTTCTCAAAGCCAACTCCTACTAAACCATCCTTGTTGAAACACAATGAACTCATTACCTTCTTCCATGAATTAGGTCATGGTATCCACGATCTTGTTGGTAATTGTAGTGTGGGGTCTTTAAATGGGCCTGGTGCTACAGAATTTGACTTCGTTGAAGCTCCATCTCAAATGTTAGAGCACTGGCCATGGAATAAAGACATGTTGCAGCAACTATCACGTCACTATAAAACTGACGAGAAGATACCTGATGAATTGGTCAAGTCTTTAGTTGCAACAAGGAATGTTTTCCGTCCTATGAGATATCTAAGGCAATTACATTTTGGATTCTTCGATATGACCGTACACACCACTAAAGACATTGACCACTTAGATCTTCGCACCTTATGGAATAAGCTCCGCGAAGAAATTACTCATGTTGACAATGGTGGTGTTTTAACTACCGGTTACAATTCTTTCTCGCATATAATGAGCGATGAATATTCTGCCGGTTATTATGGATATTTCTGGGCCAGTGTATTTGCTGATGATATGTACTACACGAGGTTTGCGGATGATCCATTGGATCCTGAAACAGGTCGGGAGTATAGAGACATCATCTTGGCCAGAGGTGCCCTATATGAAATTAGTGATAATTTACATGAATTCTTAGGCAGAGAATCTAACAACACAGCCTTCTTGCAAGATTGTGGCCTAGCTTAATGCAGTAAATGTCCGAATCTATATATGTTTCTGTATCTTTGTAAATGTAAAAAGTCCTGAATTTTCAAGTCTTTTGAGTAAACTCCGATAATGCCTTAAAAGGTTTCACAGCGTAAAAGACGCTTAAAATCAACTGCAACGCTCTTTCGTATCTTTTCACTATCTTAAACCGGCAAAGATCAACAGCTATGAATGCCAGGTACAGTATTAGGTCCACCAAATCAATTATTACCAACCTGATCTTTTGATTAATAGCTTTCAAACTTTCTTCAAACTTCGCTTGGATTTTTTCGGTAAAGCTATCGGAACTCACGGCATTACTAATCGAACTTGACTCCGCTGTCAGGTCATGCCGTATCCTTACCAGCTTTAATAGCTGCCCTAGAGTTTTCCTTATCAAAAGTAAAGACGTAACCAATCTAACCTTCGAGTCCAAGCTGTTGCGCTGTATCCTTTTATATAGAGTATTAGTTGGTCTAATAATACCAATAGCTCTTAACATATCAACAGCATCAAAAACAGACGTTAAAGACTGTAAAGCAGCCAAAAGATAGCCTTCAAACTTCATTGGTTCTTCCCCGGAAGACTTTTCATCTTTATTCATTTCATCTAATGATTTTAAAAGCCCATTATACTTGAATAGTAGTACGGCCAGGTTGGTTTTGGAGCTCATTATACAATAACTACTTCAGGTGCAATGAGACATCATGTATGAGTATATAGTAAAAGGATAAATGGAGTTAAACGAGTCTTGATGTAGTGATGATCCGTATTTCACGATCTTGTACACTGAAATATTTAAGACTTGAAAGTTAATATTAATAATCTTAAACTTATATTCTCCCTACAGACTCCCCTCATAGAGTATTACGGAAGCACGTTCTTAAAGCACTTAGATTGTAGAATGTAACCAAACCCCCAGCATAACAACTTTTAGACGGTGTATTAGCTGCTGCATTGCGTACCCCACCATCTTCAGTGCTCGCGTTAACTTGGCCTTGGTCACGTGGCATAAGGTTCTGGATAAGCACCTCGGCGGCTGGGTCTTTGCAAACCCGTAAGGATAGTAGAGCTTGAATTGGGCAGGTATTTCTAGTTTCGAGCAACCTGACACGAGCATGTGCAATTCAGTAGGAAGTTTTAGGTAGAATGTAGGTCGTAGTTACAAACCCCATGTTTCCGGTACAGTGGCCGTTTACCGCTTTTGGTTGCGATCTCTTTCCTACTCCCCATTTACTAAACCACGTCTGCTACTTTCCCTACTGCATTCCCACGTCTATAATTCCACATGCAAGAGTAGTTAAGTACAAGAAAGTATACTATCCAGGTCATATGACATTAGTCTCCAACGGCACCTGAACAGGATCTGAAAGGAAATCCCACTAACAATAATAACGTCACCGATTCTGCTTCGTTTCCTTCCTAACCTACAATGACAGAATAGTGAAAAAAATCTGTCATGCCTCTACTGTATAAGTGTACGTAATTATAACCTGCAATGAAACAGAAACGGTCACTCCACTTTTCGCTATACACCAAGATTAAAAGCAACTCCACAGCTCTACTGCATACTCTTTAGGTATTCTTTAAATATAACAGATTCAGTGTACAGGTTTTTCATTTCTCTGTCGCAACCTGTCAGTTATAGCCATATTTGAGAGAATAGATCAACTAATTATGCTTGTCAGACCGCGCTTACTACTCTACAGCAGTTAGATCCTGCCCGTATACAGCTAATTATGAAGGGATGATCTTGTTCTGCTTCCTGTGCTAGAATCTCATCCAGCCACGACTCTCCAACACAAATACAAATCATTGTCCTATGATAAGATCACGTTTATAAAGCCTACTAAGAACTTCCAATAGAATCTAGCAAATTTCTGATCCGAATGTATATCTTACTAATAGAAGTCTGACAGAGAGGACTCCCTATTTTTTTGGAAAATCGTTGATCCCGGAATTGTCGATGCCTCCTCCTCTTTTTTCGATCTTCTGAGTCTCAACGCAAAAAAGTTGGCATACCAAAAGCTcttattaaaataaaaaaaaaaacgGACCGCTTCTCTTCTACTTAACCACTCTCTTAACCACCACAAGGTAAAACTTAACTAACAAGCAGAAAAACTGCGACTATGATCACAGCATGCTCTACACAATTATACATTGATGCGTTTTAGAGGTTTTACCGAATTTCCTCTATCGGCTCCTCGAGGAGGTTCTGCCGTACATAGTCGAACTGTTGGGATACAGTACCCTTTAAGTTAACTCCTTAGAGGGCGTTTACTCGACGACTGTCGCCAACAGATATGAATTGATGAGTCTAAACTACTGAATTACTGCAAGGGTCGGTTACTATCGCTATTGGCCACTCGAATCATTTCGCATATTTGTTACTTGATCCTTTCTGCCAGTTCCTGATACCCCATTGATTCCTGCCGAGTGCAAAAGCAATGTTTTCTCACATCATCACTTTTGAATGTCCGGTGATATTCACGTGACACAAGATTATGTGCACCGGTGCTATGCCGGTTGCTGTCCGGCCGGACAGATGGCTGAGCACAAGCTGGAAGTACTTTTGTGTATGGAAAAGGTGTTAGAAACGGACTGTTTCTGCACGTTATAGCAAACGACTATATAGGCTTATCATAGTAATATTGGTGTCTCTGGATAGCTGGCGAAATTCTACGTCCAAAGATACCAATATCACCTACTCGGCCATCCGCATTTTGTAGGATGGCACGATTATTTCTTTCTCCTTGTTCATGCTTTTGCCACCCGGACGTTTTAGCTCTGGGAACTTCACTGTTACCCTACCTAAAACACGCCTCCTGACCAATCAAAACGCAGGATTTCGGCTTTTTTTCCCTCTGCAACATAAATTATGCTTACTTTGTCCGACTTTCTCGCCTTTGCTCACcacttttttttttttttaagaattttattttacttCAGTTATAAAGAACCCAGACATTATACTCGTGTTCGGTTCTCGGAAGGAGTTTATTTTTGGTCACTTTCCCGCAAGTAAGAAAGCACTTCAGCGCTTAAGTTTTAATTACTGGCATAGCCGTTATTAAACGCACAACATCGACAAGTGTTTTGACGCCTTAATTGTGCTGCTCAAATACAATCTGAAATACAGGTCCAACTAGTATTGCGCCgttattttttttttatttttttttattgCATTGTTATTCCCTCTTCTAAGGTATATTTGGTGAATGGCATTGTCACGTAAAAGAATGCGCTCCACGACGCTTCAGGGGCCCGCTTCTTTAAAGAAGCGTCAATGTGTACTTTCGGACATATCATCGGTCGCGCTCCCACGGTCCACTCTTTTGTTGACGAAAACCAACAAACTACGTAATACGAAAAAACAAGGGAGCAGTGATAGTCGCAGCTATAGTAGCAGCGAAGACCTTGATTCCAACTGTGTGCGTGTGCGTGAAGTTGAAAACCAGTTCAACCCGGAATACTATGGCGGTTGTAAAGGTAGCATTTACGCACGAACGCCAAAGTTGGAACCAAAACTACTGGAAACCGTTTCTAGGTATTCAGATTCAGGATCATTAAATATAGAAAAAGACAAAGAGCAGTTCGCAGCTCACGCCTCGCCACTTGACAGCAATTACAGTTTCAATTTTAAGAGGTCTATACCAAGACATTCGTCGTTTTCCATTTCAGGCACGCGACAGAGGCAGGTTCCCAGGTCCGACGTCATTGCGAGAAGCCGTTGCTTTGACTACATCTTGCAATCAATAGACGAGGTGTGGGGGCGTTACTGCAACACAACTTGCACAGCGGAAAACGAAGTTTATGAAAGGTTAGGCAACAGTATTAATGGCTCCGTTACGATATCCGGAAGTCCAAACTCTTCTTTTTTCCAAGCTGCAGGTAATCACAATGGTATAGAACACCGTGAAAGGGAGCTCTCGGATTACGACTTGAGCGATTCCGGATATAAGTCTGAGATAACAAATCCAACAGAGTACGAAACCGATTGTGACTATCGAAAAGTCTCTAAATTGCCGCAATCTATGCAATTACAATCGTTAAAAAATAGGTTGGTCAGGGCAAAAAATGATCTTGAAAATAGCTATGACACCACTGATTGGAATGACTGTGTGTATTTTTGGAGGCGCTGGGATATGATAAAATATAGCGCGGTAGAGATGATGGAGGAAGATGATGACGACGACCTAATAGAGTCGGTTATTGATGAACTTGAAGAAGGTCGCTGCTACAACGACGCATAAGCGCAGCCATTGGTTTTATTTCACTTTTCATTTTACTATTATTTATTTCACTTCACTTTTTTTCATTTAATTCGGGGACATTAAGCAACTATAGCAAGAGAATGAATGTTATTGAGATCAGGGATATTTTGTTACATATTATTGGCAGGCGTGCGTAACGGTGCATCTTTTCCATCCAGCAAAATAGAGTGACGCGGCATGGCGTTTCCTGAATGATGCTTTTTACTGATCCTTTCACTAATAAGTACAAAATTCGCGACATCAAGCGTGACCATGTCAAACATAAAAATCT
This genomic window contains:
- the MRC1 gene encoding chromatin-modulating protein MRC1 (Syntenic homolog of Ashbya gossypii AFR745W; Syntenic homolog of Saccharomyces cerevisiae YCL061C (MRC1)), with product MDLLDGLGSPRLKKKTTYKKEIVKFTAEHVIGDATESTDRPLATSILSKVQKRLARANAKNVNLATDIYDGEELEARSETPIEQTSTVQVTQKLANKKDDSIQTVCEVNSELAKIPLPIKLGAGGIFESNISSDRRSLSVQEGCSTDTNKTNDAKAQDTQAFDDTVAQPSLFTGFRDNNPFQEKVDVEYTQTQVITNLTQDVQNSIHDGTLEIEASGSYNTYDDIQTQGVDSQTKSPPIQSEGDCFLPTVPDNVEIPKKNDKLLIHSIQEDLYAKEKEVTKITEHKEEATTVFQGKQFSKEDFLKNFDELSQHEESSEEESSCSAKRSPSLDSINDDDTFDDFNGITNEATKTGGHSSLIKGVAGIHESVERQIDLDSGSDEEYDAYKTASLNMSKAALLQIKLKNYKAAKSPATSKVVTQQSPSLKELILSLKQANRKQLLNHRKELTEKRGITLEELENEREQVENLLELEIERNRRIRLREKQQEKRNTEDNIAYDSNSSDDLDSEVPESDCDDEPEGYSSQIVTKKTDSIHDEDDYDAFTVEDYGENEQENVAIGEEEEEEEEEIVVKNRLRLHAPRISDEEKVQENEKLPIHAIDLGAYGSNLKPTAVSTDRSQGYLSSRIKKVDNLSPKKTTESLAMSNTPDILSSPEHVQESEAEDPPPRELIEALIKKRQLLDEKARKRRKDLKRKGVNKMVEIEADESEDEWHGVGGVDQDFSDENDSELERMIDDYSTANFSRDDIREILAKEDKDKDERMVNKILQDIKTGGFRKRGKTALDLILSDDEDQELQKYRAKRLEKMRQKTLENADATDLKTYPKSHPFFQSMVDDVSFKDVVDTSDNDADLSLKARDKPKEKTKVVISEQFVRETLSFLSSTDNGSDNLENKRTKSNSLGLEEEMEETEDIFSLKQRSTIKLINAKTRQSNIPVNSDDENDDFHLGPPSIVKAFHRKKDTNDKFKDGIKSVKIASTNKVIGASRAAITFLGRKRKLVPPKNSARKPSNQLLQNQDELKRRKLFEQNNSFEA
- the KRR1 gene encoding ribosome biosynthesis protein KRR1 (Syntenic homolog of Ashbya gossypii AFR744W; Syntenic homolog of Saccharomyces cerevisiae YCL059C (KRR1)): MVSTHDKEKPWDTDDIDKWKIEEFKPEHNASGLPFSEESSFMTLFPKYRETYLKSIWNDVTRALDKHNIACELNLVEGSITVKTSRKTYDPAIILKARDLIKLLARSVPFPQAVKILQDDVACDIIKIGNIVSSKERFVKRRQRLVGPDGNTLKALELLTKCYILVQGNTVSAMGPYKGLKEVRRVVEDCMKNIHPIYHIKELMIKRELAKRPELAEEDWSRFLPMFKKRNVARKAPKKIKEKKVYTPFPPAQLPRKVDLEIESGEYFLNKKEKAIKKLEERSIKQAEKQAEKAKTRAKDYIAPAEKDYRRSNETNKRVSDALDVDEKKKSKKHKENK
- the ADF1 gene encoding Adf1p (Syntenic homolog of Ashbya gossypii AFR743C-A; Syntenic homolog of Saccharomyces cerevisiae YCL058W-A (ADF1)); translated protein: MSKVSKASKVPRPKSRNTKTKKSEKKKVKYRVEQLNRQNLSISDLSSIPKLKKPSALEATTLAKRHEEDTEKNQRLQDKSKEVDNDMVKQLEMISGFSL
- the MIC10 gene encoding Mic10p (Syntenic homolog of Ashbya gossypii AFR743W; Syntenic homolog of Saccharomyces cerevisiae YCL057C-A (MOS1)); translation: MSEQLELTTSTKSILNNKWDVVLSNLVVKAGLGFGVGVFASVLFFKRRAFPVWLGIGFGLGRGYSEGDAIFRSHAGLRTVKA